A region from the Geobacillus vulcani PSS1 genome encodes:
- a CDS encoding TetR/AcrR family transcriptional regulator — protein sequence MNGFARRTEQKKQAIKQAVLELLQKMRDPREVTIQEIARQAHVSPVTIYNYFGSKEHLIRETLLDDVIRQVDEYEAFLKQAESFEEKVKHTIFQEVKLFKEGWTDVMLCWMQEDEEFRRSIELINETRVLPLVVDMIREAQKKGEVDPRLSIEALLLYLNGWRELSEKIPPSLYNERLVEDMVRLFFYGVKGETR from the coding sequence ATGAACGGCTTTGCCAGGCGGACAGAACAAAAAAAGCAGGCGATCAAGCAGGCGGTATTGGAGCTGCTCCAGAAAATGAGGGATCCACGCGAGGTAACGATCCAAGAGATTGCGAGACAGGCCCATGTATCGCCGGTCACGATTTACAATTATTTCGGAAGCAAGGAACATCTCATCCGCGAAACGCTCCTTGATGACGTGATCCGGCAAGTGGATGAATACGAGGCGTTTTTGAAGCAAGCGGAATCGTTTGAAGAAAAGGTGAAGCATACGATTTTCCAAGAGGTGAAATTGTTTAAAGAAGGTTGGACAGATGTGATGCTCTGCTGGATGCAGGAGGATGAAGAATTTCGCCGTTCAATCGAGCTGATAAATGAAACGCGGGTGCTGCCGCTGGTGGTGGACATGATTCGCGAAGCCCAGAAAAAAGGGGAAGTGGACCCGCGTTTATCGATCGAGGCGCTGTTGCTTTACTTGAACGGATGGCGGGAGCTGTCGGAAAAAATTCCCCCTTCCTTGTATAACGAGCGATTGGTCGAAGACATGGTGCGGCTGTTTTTTTATGGTGTGAAAGGGGAGACGCGGTGA
- a CDS encoding ABC transporter ATP-binding protein translates to MIELQQLTKVFPNGKGIFDVTLTVREGEVFGFLGPNGAGKSTTIRHLLGFLKPTKGRAAIKGFDCWRESVQVQALIGYLPGEIAFPEGMTGMELLDLLAGMRRMNTTRYRDELIERLQLDVRLPIRKMSKGTKQKVGLVAALMHDPEVIILDEPTSGLDPLMQQTFIDLIREEKQKGKTIFLSSHIFLEIERTCDRVAIMKDGRLIAVNDVHELQSMQRKLFDVILSREEDVAKLLASPLEVVHHAGRRVCIALQGNYDAFIRELAQYKVQSLDIHAQSLEDIFLHYYDRRGDER, encoded by the coding sequence ATGATCGAACTGCAACAGTTGACCAAAGTCTTTCCAAACGGCAAGGGCATTTTTGATGTTACCTTAACCGTCCGTGAAGGGGAAGTATTCGGATTTTTAGGGCCGAACGGTGCCGGCAAGTCGACGACGATCCGGCACTTGCTTGGATTTCTGAAACCGACGAAAGGACGCGCCGCCATCAAAGGGTTCGACTGTTGGCGTGAGTCGGTTCAGGTGCAGGCGTTAATCGGCTATTTGCCCGGTGAAATCGCCTTCCCCGAAGGAATGACCGGGATGGAATTGCTCGACTTGCTGGCCGGGATGCGGCGAATGAACACGACCCGCTACCGCGACGAGCTGATTGAACGGTTGCAATTGGATGTCCGCCTCCCGATCCGGAAAATGTCCAAGGGAACAAAGCAAAAAGTCGGCCTTGTCGCCGCGCTCATGCATGATCCTGAAGTGATCATTCTCGATGAGCCGACATCCGGCCTTGACCCGCTCATGCAGCAAACGTTCATCGATCTGATCCGTGAAGAAAAGCAAAAAGGGAAAACGATCTTTTTGTCTTCACACATCTTTCTTGAAATCGAGCGGACGTGCGACCGAGTGGCGATCATGAAAGACGGCCGTCTGATAGCGGTCAATGACGTTCATGAACTGCAATCGATGCAACGGAAACTGTTTGACGTCATTTTGTCCCGCGAAGAGGATGTCGCGAAACTGCTCGCCTCGCCGCTCGAGGTCGTCCACCATGCCGGCCGCCGCGTCTGCATCGCCTTGCAAGGAAACTACGATGCCTTCATTCGTGAGCTGGCCCAATACAAGGTGCAAAGCCTCGATATCCATGCGCAAAGCTTAGAAGATATTTTTCTGCATTACTATGATCGCCGGGGGGATGAACGATGA
- a CDS encoding ABC transporter permease subunit, translating into MNTALYKHMVKAQAKTIISYSVGSAFYIALIAAIYPSLADSKAFNHYLQQLPSEILKAFNITGMDNLLEFIAGEYYGLLFILIGSIYCVTAANHLMARPIDRGWMAYLLATPNSRRTIAFTQALVLLTGLAAIGVSTIAAGFAADAWFVADDALDAERFLIMNAFGFLLFFAISGYSFFFSAMANDEKRALSLSGGATVLFYSLDLIGKLAEKAEWLRYGSIFAAFEPGNIAQGQAEWLPVSLLLFALGALGYTAGIGLFAKRDLPL; encoded by the coding sequence ATGAATACCGCTTTATATAAACATATGGTCAAAGCGCAGGCCAAAACGATCATCAGCTATTCGGTCGGATCAGCCTTTTATATTGCGCTGATTGCCGCCATCTACCCATCGTTGGCCGATTCGAAAGCCTTCAACCATTATCTGCAGCAGCTGCCGAGCGAGATCCTCAAAGCGTTCAACATCACCGGCATGGACAACCTGCTCGAATTCATTGCCGGGGAGTATTACGGTTTGCTGTTTATTTTAATCGGTTCCATTTACTGCGTGACCGCCGCCAATCACCTGATGGCGCGCCCCATCGACCGCGGTTGGATGGCCTATTTGCTTGCGACGCCGAATTCGCGGCGAACGATCGCCTTCACCCAAGCGCTCGTACTGCTTACGGGATTAGCGGCGATCGGCGTCTCGACCATCGCCGCGGGCTTTGCCGCCGACGCGTGGTTCGTTGCCGATGATGCTCTCGATGCAGAGCGGTTCCTGATCATGAATGCGTTTGGGTTCCTTCTCTTTTTCGCCATCAGCGGCTATTCGTTTTTCTTTTCCGCTATGGCCAATGACGAAAAACGGGCGCTGTCGTTATCCGGCGGAGCCACCGTTCTGTTTTACAGCTTGGATCTCATCGGCAAGCTGGCCGAGAAAGCCGAATGGCTCCGATATGGGTCGATCTTTGCCGCCTTCGAGCCTGGAAACATCGCCCAAGGCCAAGCGGAATGGCTCCCTGTCTCCCTGTTGTTATTCGCGCTCGGCGCCCTCGGCTACACGGCAGGAATTGGCCTGTTTGCCAAGCGCGACTTGCCGCTTTGA